A genomic region of Catalinimonas niigatensis contains the following coding sequences:
- a CDS encoding MFS transporter has protein sequence MLPSFKPAETLSPEQQQKALQWVLRDGLAAQALTTLTGGAFLVSFAILLGASNAQIGLIAAIPTVANIFQLSTVRILRRIQNRKLLTVSASFFGRLMYLPIALLPLWLDMHVLSIVILLLMLHHSLGAISAGSWSAWMRDLIPGDRLGGFFSHRLAISQTLGVVLSLAAAFSLDYVELRLPDWQLESYAWLFGAGALCGMLSVYLLYRTPEPRMQPLETDIFALLRKPFQHLNFRNLIIYQATWNFAVNLAAPFFTVYLLKRLDYSLTYVIAFTVLSQLCTIFFLRLWGRYADTYSNKAVLGICAPLYLFSILLWTFTTLPDAYWFTLPLLVIIHILGGIATAGTSLAASSIGLKLSPQGDAIAYLSVMSFINSASAGLAPIVGGLFADFFLNKQLSFNISWMSGEELTVLNALSFEQWDFFFVISFLLGLYALHRLAYIEEMGTKSEGKLLKEIRREIQREMQNLSTVSGLRSMVHLPFSLYQVLSKKK, from the coding sequence ATGCTACCATCCTTCAAACCTGCTGAGACACTTTCGCCTGAACAACAGCAGAAAGCCCTGCAGTGGGTACTCAGAGACGGCCTGGCCGCCCAGGCTTTGACGACGCTCACCGGTGGTGCTTTTCTGGTGTCTTTTGCCATACTGCTGGGTGCCAGCAATGCCCAGATCGGACTGATCGCCGCCATTCCTACCGTGGCCAATATCTTCCAGCTTTCTACCGTACGTATCCTCCGCAGGATACAAAACCGCAAGCTGCTTACTGTCAGTGCTTCTTTCTTCGGAAGGCTTATGTATTTGCCCATCGCTCTCTTGCCCTTGTGGCTGGATATGCATGTGCTGAGCATCGTGATTCTGCTGCTCATGCTGCATCATAGCCTGGGCGCGATCTCTGCCGGGAGCTGGAGTGCCTGGATGCGCGACCTGATTCCCGGCGACAGGCTGGGAGGATTTTTCTCTCATCGTCTGGCTATCTCCCAGACCTTGGGCGTGGTGCTGAGCCTGGCGGCAGCCTTTTCCCTGGACTATGTAGAGCTGCGCCTGCCCGACTGGCAGCTGGAAAGCTATGCCTGGCTCTTTGGAGCAGGAGCTTTGTGTGGCATGTTGAGCGTATACCTTCTTTATCGTACGCCTGAACCCCGGATGCAGCCTTTAGAAACTGATATCTTTGCTTTGCTGAGAAAACCTTTCCAGCATCTGAATTTCAGAAACCTGATCATCTATCAGGCTACCTGGAACTTTGCGGTGAACCTGGCGGCTCCTTTCTTTACGGTATACCTGCTCAAGCGCCTGGACTACAGCCTGACTTATGTGATTGCGTTTACAGTCTTGAGCCAGCTATGTACGATCTTTTTTCTGCGCCTCTGGGGCCGTTATGCGGATACCTACAGCAACAAAGCAGTGCTGGGCATCTGTGCCCCACTCTATCTGTTTTCTATCCTCCTCTGGACGTTTACTACCCTGCCTGATGCCTATTGGTTTACCCTGCCGCTGCTGGTGATTATCCATATTCTGGGCGGCATTGCTACGGCAGGCACCAGTCTGGCGGCCAGCAGTATCGGGCTTAAGCTGTCACCGCAGGGAGATGCCATTGCCTATCTATCGGTGATGAGCTTTATCAATTCCGCTTCGGCAGGGCTGGCACCCATAGTCGGAGGACTGTTTGCCGATTTCTTCCTGAACAAGCAGCTCTCCTTCAACATCAGCTGGATGAGTGGAGAAGAACTGACGGTACTGAATGCCCTGAGCTTTGAGCAGTGGGATTTCTTCTTCGTGATCTCTTTCCTGCTGGGCTTATATGCCCTGCATCGCCTGGCTTACATTGAAGAGATGGGAACAAAATCCGAAGGCAAGCTGCTGAAAGAAATCCGCAGGGAGATACAGCGGGAAATGCAGAATCTCTCTACCGTATCCGGCCTGCGTTCTATGGTACATCTGCCTTTCTCACTCTATCAGGTGCTCTCCAAAAAGAAGTAA